In Candidatus Chromulinivoraceae bacterium, a genomic segment contains:
- a CDS encoding helix-turn-helix transcriptional regulator produces the protein MADDKVSLQKTAKRLRAVRRERHMTQVEVAKKAGISETYYAQIERAEKNPTTTVILSIIDALGVTSADIFGK, from the coding sequence ATGGCGGATGATAAAGTCTCACTTCAAAAAACAGCCAAAAGGCTTCGTGCTGTTCGACGCGAGCGTCACATGACGCAAGTTGAAGTCGCCAAAAAAGCTGGCATCAGCGAAACATACTATGCTCAAATTGAACGAGCCGAAAAGAATCCAACTACCACCGTTATCTTAAGTATCATCGACGCTCTTGGCGTTACATCAGCAGATATTTTCGGTAAATAG
- a CDS encoding phosphotransferase, producing MNPETTLTPKQITTIFKEHGLAELPEITRITVGFTNEVYQVDDYILKVCVKEANEPNFRKEEFLYELLQATVPVPHIVVADDSRTLLNKPYMIYRKLPGEPVATHWHKMTNEQRRALIKTLCMYLKAIDTTPLEQYNEQLHVDPHFSWQEHVCSRIDEKLIVLAKQKLLPDATIAQIKAFIEENKHVLREQPLGLTFWDVHFDNILVNDNYQLSGLIDFESIDVYPIDYRLMTVDIMQRYPQLYLSEEVEPFAKKEDYEHIMDWYEEFYPELFAFPDIEKRIDFYDLLDIVSKLPEWPTARNLWERLTVILDSKCYVRRKYGR from the coding sequence ATGAACCCAGAAACCACGCTCACCCCAAAACAAATTACCACCATCTTTAAAGAACATGGTCTCGCAGAACTACCAGAGATTACTCGTATTACCGTCGGCTTCACCAATGAGGTTTACCAGGTTGATGATTATATTCTCAAAGTCTGCGTCAAAGAAGCGAATGAACCAAACTTCCGTAAAGAAGAGTTTCTCTACGAGTTATTACAAGCAACTGTACCCGTCCCGCACATTGTTGTTGCCGATGATTCTCGTACGCTTCTCAACAAACCATATATGATCTATCGCAAGCTACCTGGTGAGCCAGTTGCCACTCATTGGCACAAGATGACTAATGAACAGCGTCGAGCACTCATCAAAACGCTCTGCATGTATCTCAAAGCCATAGATACCACACCACTAGAGCAATACAATGAGCAACTTCATGTCGATCCTCATTTCAGCTGGCAAGAACACGTCTGTAGCAGGATAGATGAAAAACTTATAGTCCTTGCTAAGCAGAAACTTTTGCCAGATGCAACAATCGCACAGATCAAAGCGTTTATCGAAGAGAACAAGCATGTCCTTCGCGAACAGCCGCTCGGGCTCACTTTTTGGGATGTTCACTTCGACAATATTCTCGTTAATGACAATTACCAGTTGAGTGGCCTCATCGATTTTGAAAGTATTGATGTCTATCCAATAGATTATCGCCTTATGACAGTAGATATCATGCAACGCTACCCGCAGCTCTACTTAAGCGAGGAGGTGGAACCATTTGCTAAGAAAGAGGATTACGAACATATTATGGACTGGTACGAGGAATTTTATCCAGAACTATTCGCATTTCCAGACATCGAAAAACGCATTGATTTCTATGATCTGCTAGATATCGTCAGTAAGCTACCAGAGTGGCCGACGGCAAGAAATCTATGGGAGAGGTTGACTGTAATTTTGGATAGTAAATGTTACGTCCGTAGAAAATATGGAAGATGA
- a CDS encoding DUF3768 domain-containing protein, with protein sequence MDTDFERAEKIAELNDRFRGMALDVVITSGVRDTLPDLVELLKAVEQFDSFTEDNDPYGEHDFGSLVWYGEKVFWKIDYYDQNLKYGRDPLEPDCRRVMTVMLASEY encoded by the coding sequence ATGGACACAGATTTTGAGCGTGCAGAAAAGATAGCTGAGCTAAACGATAGGTTTCGAGGCATGGCGCTAGACGTGGTAATTACGAGCGGCGTACGAGACACGTTGCCAGATTTAGTTGAACTGCTGAAGGCTGTTGAACAGTTCGATAGCTTTACTGAGGATAATGATCCGTATGGTGAGCATGATTTTGGCTCATTGGTTTGGTACGGCGAGAAAGTCTTTTGGAAAATCGATTACTATGACCAGAATCTGAAGTATGGTCGAGATCCGTTAGAGCCAGATTGCAGACGGGTTATGACCGTTATGCTGGCAAGCGAGTATTAG
- a CDS encoding 2'-5' RNA ligase family protein, with translation MAYLVIAYPELQQSDFDWIQTYRRQNDRQFSLVEPHFSIVFAVSDLDKDSFLNEVKQKIGDITAFDVDLKVATINKDNSGNYYHEFLVPDTGYSDIVKLHDKLYSGLLAPYLRFDVDFIPHISIGDSEDAQISKKRVDELNAQGVSIHGRIGSVDVIEYADGAVSTVEKIELKAL, from the coding sequence ATGGCCTACCTCGTAATTGCATATCCAGAACTTCAACAAAGCGACTTTGATTGGATTCAAACCTATCGTAGACAAAACGATAGACAATTTTCTCTCGTAGAACCACACTTTAGTATTGTTTTTGCTGTGAGTGATCTCGACAAAGATAGTTTCTTGAACGAAGTAAAACAAAAAATAGGTGACATCACAGCCTTTGATGTTGATCTTAAGGTAGCAACTATAAACAAAGATAATTCTGGCAACTACTATCACGAGTTCCTTGTACCTGATACTGGCTATTCAGACATTGTAAAACTCCACGATAAACTCTACTCTGGCTTATTAGCGCCGTATCTACGATTCGATGTTGATTTCATCCCACATATCAGTATTGGCGATAGCGAAGATGCGCAGATCTCAAAGAAGCGTGTTGACGAGCTGAATGCGCAAGGTGTATCGATCCATGGACGCATCGGGAGTGTTGATGTTATTGAGTATGCAGATGGAGCGGTGAGTACTGTGGAGAAGATTGAGCTTAAGGCACTCTGA
- a CDS encoding recombinase family protein, with amino-acid sequence MKTAVDTQQQSATVILARVSSKSQEDEGYSLDSQLKLLCGYCENKGLRVVKTFKIAETASKEQSRKVFHEMLAYISKNKVYHLAVEKTDRFTRNFRDAVAIDDWLDQDPNRRLHAVKENLLLHKEAKSDVKFMWNINLSVAKKYTDNLREEAMKGWAEKLAQGWLPGVPPPGYMTITESGKRIHIPNPDTKHLIQQAFKLYLDPNQSINSVMVELDRMGVRTRKGRPYAKSKVQKMLSNPFYIGINRHNGKEYPGAQEPLISKELFEQVQQKMHKGRPVVLKQHNPIFKNMITCNGCGGVVTWQKQKGRYYGACQRKSDACKQRKFIREDKIEAQVADLLAKLLCPSSEIIGWVADAMRKEQEDAAGNQEKLVSSIRLQIDRIQRMDDSLYDDKLSGDINQERYQVKHEQLMTQKAELTHQLSKLDVTSAQQLKHDLVLLELTQKAGLFYAKKTPEQKRFIMTKLFTNVSSGDAGVSVTYTEFARAIAENVQLTHDLLGE; translated from the coding sequence ATGAAAACGGCAGTCGACACACAGCAACAATCTGCAACCGTTATCTTAGCTCGCGTATCGAGTAAGTCTCAAGAAGACGAAGGCTACTCTCTTGATTCACAATTGAAACTACTATGCGGTTACTGTGAAAATAAAGGGCTTCGTGTCGTGAAGACCTTTAAGATTGCCGAGACAGCTTCAAAAGAACAGAGCCGTAAGGTCTTTCATGAAATGTTAGCCTACATTTCCAAGAATAAGGTGTATCATCTCGCCGTTGAAAAGACCGATCGTTTTACGCGTAACTTCCGTGACGCTGTCGCAATAGATGACTGGCTCGACCAAGATCCAAATCGCAGACTTCATGCGGTGAAAGAAAACCTCCTCCTTCATAAAGAAGCAAAGTCTGACGTTAAGTTTATGTGGAATATTAACCTATCGGTAGCAAAGAAATACACCGACAACTTACGGGAAGAAGCAATGAAAGGTTGGGCTGAAAAGCTCGCACAAGGCTGGTTACCTGGCGTACCACCTCCTGGCTATATGACTATTACAGAAAGCGGCAAACGTATTCATATCCCAAATCCTGACACGAAGCACCTGATTCAACAGGCGTTTAAACTGTATCTCGATCCAAATCAGTCCATTAATTCAGTAATGGTTGAGTTAGATCGTATGGGTGTACGTACAAGAAAAGGACGGCCTTACGCAAAAAGTAAAGTCCAGAAGATGCTTAGCAATCCATTTTATATTGGGATTAACCGTCATAACGGTAAGGAGTACCCAGGTGCTCAGGAGCCTCTTATTAGCAAAGAACTCTTCGAGCAAGTGCAGCAGAAAATGCATAAAGGTCGACCGGTTGTTCTTAAGCAACACAACCCCATCTTTAAGAATATGATTACCTGCAACGGCTGCGGTGGCGTGGTGACATGGCAAAAGCAAAAAGGCCGCTATTATGGCGCATGTCAAAGAAAAAGTGATGCCTGTAAGCAGAGAAAGTTCATACGTGAAGATAAGATCGAGGCTCAGGTTGCAGATCTACTCGCTAAACTCCTTTGTCCGTCGTCGGAGATAATTGGATGGGTGGCTGATGCGATGCGGAAGGAGCAAGAAGATGCCGCAGGCAACCAAGAGAAGCTCGTTTCGTCAATTCGACTGCAGATTGACCGAATCCAGCGTATGGACGACAGCCTCTACGACGACAAGCTATCTGGAGATATAAACCAAGAAAGGTATCAGGTGAAACATGAACAGCTCATGACACAAAAAGCAGAGCTCACCCATCAACTGAGTAAGCTAGACGTCACGTCAGCACAACAATTGAAACACGACCTCGTGTTGTTAGAACTAACTCAGAAGGCAGGTTTATTCTACGCAAAAAAGACACCTGAGCAGAAACGATTCATTATGACCAAACTATTTACCAATGTATCATCTGGCGATGCTGGTGTATCTGTTACATACACAGAGTTCGCCCGAGCAATAGCTGAAAACGTTCAATTAACCCACGATTTATTAGGAGAGTGA
- a CDS encoding AAA family ATPase, translating to MPLIYITGNSGAGKSSVRKELQHRGYEAHDTDDDDITAWVNNATGNLVEQPDDENGHTREWYDQHEWKMSRQKVKEFAELAKGKTIFLCGSPTNADDMLDLYDQVVCLVLDKDTLQYRIASRTDHDFGKAPDELASILGWHDRFQDRYRNLGAVMIDVTQPIKTVVDEILAKVQNS from the coding sequence ATGCCCCTCATCTACATCACCGGTAACTCAGGAGCGGGTAAATCTTCAGTTAGAAAAGAACTACAGCACCGTGGCTACGAAGCCCACGACACGGACGACGATGACATTACCGCCTGGGTGAATAATGCGACAGGCAATCTTGTCGAACAGCCGGACGACGAGAACGGCCACACAAGAGAGTGGTATGACCAACACGAGTGGAAAATGTCGAGACAGAAGGTTAAAGAGTTTGCCGAACTTGCTAAAGGTAAGACTATCTTCCTCTGTGGCTCACCAACAAATGCCGATGATATGCTCGATTTATATGACCAAGTAGTATGTCTTGTTCTCGATAAGGACACACTGCAATATAGAATTGCCAGTCGAACAGACCACGACTTTGGCAAAGCGCCTGATGAATTAGCAAGCATCTTAGGCTGGCATGACCGGTTTCAGGATCGTTACAGAAACCTTGGAGCGGTGATGATTGACGTAACCCAGCCAATTAAAACAGTCGTAGATGAGATATTAGCAAAGGTACAAAACTCATGA
- a CDS encoding NUDIX hydrolase, producing MISPKEQLFHVGVKALVHDGQGNLLLLHITRKNGEKYWDLPGGRIDNGETAEAALDRELLEETGLTGLVVQKHLGIFMTDITIPLSESQHANLLFSVYLYSTTPSSQTTMNTESNMTIRWTSFDEALDDRIGYFPSDLLRVIRSELEQLRATA from the coding sequence ATGATCTCACCAAAAGAACAACTATTTCATGTCGGCGTTAAAGCGCTTGTTCACGATGGACAAGGAAATCTTCTACTCCTGCATATTACCCGTAAAAATGGCGAGAAGTACTGGGATTTACCAGGTGGACGAATAGATAATGGCGAGACCGCAGAAGCCGCGCTAGACCGGGAGTTACTCGAAGAGACCGGCCTTACTGGCCTTGTCGTGCAGAAACATTTGGGAATATTCATGACCGACATAACTATTCCTCTTTCTGAATCACAACACGCAAATCTTCTATTCTCAGTTTATCTGTATTCGACGACGCCTAGTAGCCAAACAACTATGAATACGGAAAGTAATATGACGATTAGGTGGACATCGTTTGACGAAGCGCTTGATGATCGTATCGGCTACTTTCCTAGTGATCTTTTGCGGGTTATTCGGAGTGAGTTAGAACAGTTACGAGCTACCGCCTAG
- a CDS encoding DUF2130 domain-containing protein, with translation MKIVKISIQDENTLVLQEDASKGDLIDLKSIHEIDIDKGTIENVVSSIKKDKFREELEKAVKAKDQEYELKLQLEAKAIAEKANVTLGDKDALITRLQGIVDSSEIAKELAVTKAVGSVEKERDELKVKLSSEELDKKRIESSLTEKYETQIKDRNDTIERLKDMKAKLSIKLLGENLEQHCQNEFNNVRSGMFPFAYFEKDNEAVEGTKGDYVYRDYESKDGIEIISIMFEMKDEQDTSVNKKTVESHLRKLDEDRRKKKCEYAVLVTLLEADNELYNRGIVDVSYKYNKMFVVRPQFFLPLISLLKNAGLKSAEDKRQLLLAKNSNIDIENFVDNVETWKTSWSGNMKNAAKKHSEAIDQIEKAIKDLEKVRDALTMSDKHLLTAENKMDDLTVKRLTKNAPSVAERFRELG, from the coding sequence ATGAAGATCGTCAAGATATCCATACAAGATGAAAACACTTTAGTCCTGCAGGAGGATGCTTCAAAGGGGGACTTAATCGATCTTAAGTCGATTCATGAAATTGACATCGACAAAGGAACGATCGAAAACGTCGTTAGCTCGATTAAAAAAGACAAGTTTAGGGAAGAACTCGAAAAAGCAGTCAAAGCAAAAGATCAAGAATATGAGCTTAAACTTCAACTAGAGGCAAAGGCGATAGCCGAAAAAGCCAACGTAACCCTAGGCGATAAAGATGCACTTATCACTCGGCTTCAAGGCATAGTTGACTCGTCAGAGATTGCCAAAGAGCTCGCTGTAACTAAAGCAGTAGGCTCAGTAGAAAAAGAGCGTGATGAGCTCAAGGTCAAATTGTCTTCAGAAGAACTAGACAAAAAACGTATTGAATCATCATTAACTGAAAAATACGAAACCCAAATTAAAGATCGAAATGATACCATCGAACGCCTTAAGGATATGAAGGCTAAACTTTCCATAAAACTTCTCGGTGAAAATCTCGAGCAACATTGTCAAAATGAGTTCAATAATGTTCGAAGTGGCATGTTTCCCTTTGCTTATTTCGAGAAGGATAACGAAGCGGTTGAAGGTACGAAGGGCGATTACGTTTATCGTGATTATGAGTCCAAAGACGGCATCGAAATCATCTCAATCATGTTTGAGATGAAAGATGAGCAAGACACTTCCGTAAACAAAAAGACTGTAGAAAGTCATCTAAGAAAACTGGACGAAGACCGCAGAAAGAAAAAATGTGAATACGCGGTTCTTGTAACTCTACTTGAAGCCGATAACGAACTTTACAACCGCGGCATCGTAGATGTCTCTTACAAATATAACAAGATGTTTGTTGTCCGACCACAATTCTTTCTTCCTTTAATCTCTCTACTCAAGAATGCCGGTCTAAAGTCGGCTGAAGACAAACGTCAGTTACTGTTAGCTAAAAACAGCAATATCGACATCGAGAATTTCGTAGATAACGTGGAAACATGGAAAACTAGTTGGTCTGGCAATATGAAAAATGCGGCAAAGAAACACTCCGAAGCGATCGACCAAATCGAAAAAGCCATCAAAGACCTTGAGAAGGTTCGAGATGCGCTTACTATGTCTGACAAACATTTATTGACTGCAGAGAACAAAATGGACGACCTAACCGTAAAGCGACTGACAAAGAATGCCCCATCAGTTGCAGAGCGATTTAGAGAACTTGGGTAA
- a CDS encoding HIT domain-containing protein: protein MTNTPDICLFCDRTNTERHEIIAENELTYARWDNFPVSNGHAEVIPKRHVASFFDLTKDEVLAIHDLSKTVRDKIVELYQPDAFNLGINDGEAAGRTIHHMHLHLIPRYVGDVENPRGGVRHIIPGKGNY, encoded by the coding sequence ATGACGAACACCCCCGACATTTGCCTATTCTGCGACAGAACCAACACAGAAAGACACGAAATAATAGCAGAGAATGAACTGACCTATGCTCGGTGGGACAATTTTCCTGTCTCCAACGGTCATGCAGAAGTTATACCAAAGCGACACGTTGCGTCGTTTTTCGATCTTACGAAAGATGAAGTACTTGCAATCCATGATCTCTCTAAGACAGTGAGAGATAAAATCGTTGAGCTGTATCAACCAGACGCCTTCAACCTTGGTATTAACGACGGAGAAGCAGCTGGAAGGACTATCCATCATATGCACCTCCATCTTATCCCACGCTACGTTGGCGACGTAGAGAACCCTCGTGGTGGTGTCCGTCACATCATACCTGGAAAAGGTAACTACTAA
- a CDS encoding alanine--tRNA ligase-related protein, which produces MEDDRIDIQLDKTCFYPRGGEQDWDKGIITNESSPATFAVHEVRLDENAVVHHIGVYQSGELKSGDTVHCSVDANRREINTRLHSAGHLVDMAVDHLGLSWIAGKGAHYPHMSFVEYDAVITPKEAEIIQKDIERVANKLIAKGSRNEIRFMPFSAMHTVCKHVPENIPTTKPARVVLYDEAFGIPCGGTHVKDVHDIGRITISKVKSKKGITKVSYTVEGIN; this is translated from the coding sequence ATGGAAGATGATCGCATCGACATTCAGCTCGATAAGACCTGTTTTTACCCTCGTGGTGGCGAACAGGATTGGGACAAGGGAATAATTACGAATGAGAGTAGCCCTGCAACTTTCGCAGTGCATGAGGTACGCCTCGACGAGAACGCTGTCGTGCACCACATTGGAGTATATCAGTCTGGCGAGCTGAAGAGCGGAGATACAGTACACTGCTCCGTCGATGCAAACCGCCGCGAAATCAATACCCGCCTACACTCCGCCGGGCATTTGGTAGACATGGCCGTAGATCACCTTGGACTTTCTTGGATCGCCGGCAAAGGTGCCCATTATCCTCACATGAGTTTCGTAGAATACGATGCCGTAATCACTCCTAAAGAAGCTGAAATAATCCAAAAGGACATTGAGAGGGTTGCCAACAAATTAATCGCTAAGGGCAGTCGAAACGAGATCCGTTTTATGCCCTTTTCCGCAATGCACACCGTCTGTAAACACGTGCCTGAGAATATCCCCACAACAAAGCCTGCGCGCGTCGTGCTTTATGATGAGGCTTTTGGCATCCCTTGCGGTGGCACGCATGTCAAAGATGTGCACGATATTGGTCGCATAACAATCTCTAAGGTAAAGAGTAAAAAAGGTATTACTAAAGTTTCGTATACCGTTGAAGGGATTAACTAG